The Polyangia bacterium genome has a segment encoding these proteins:
- a CDS encoding metallopeptidase TldD-related protein, which produces MTGRIRSVASLIVAIAALLSLGFGVRVDIEADPRVSTNDASVRKALQDELTRSMSELRLGDEPRPYYLAYTISDVDQLVAAATFGAPTAANRSVARVLRTDLRVGDPTFDNSNFEGSGGRFAGLPIEDDYAALRRELWLRTDEAYKAALEVLARKRAAAASQASAEGDAALGDFSAEPPAHVTLPLATVDADVESLRRLTERLSAVFREFPLVVGSHVTATAALIRRRMAASDGTFIDDHQRTVRVEVTAEAQADDGMKLHSFVPFNALTVAGLPPLPEMEKAVRAMATELTAMRSAPVAASGSGPVLFEGPAAAQIIKLLLGDNLAGTPPPKTAAAGSEERNEQSELANKLGQKVASPLLSAVDDPLLEEGPGKQPLFGAYRADDEGVPARRVSLVEAGILRSLLMSRTPRQELPHSNGHARGSRFTSPRAHLGNLIVSGKGGLPRAALIGQLDKIAKGGGVTPYVVRLLEDPNVPGLGGDNDDLTLLFSFGLGGSHGPPPVRPLVVYRVHNGKETLVRGLTLENLLPRALKDIVAVGREPLVYDYIDGGSGFSGIPSAIVTPSLLFDDVDIRRQTGRFRKPPLYPHPGFLGDRR; this is translated from the coding sequence CAACGACGCCAGCGTGCGCAAAGCCCTGCAAGACGAACTGACCCGATCGATGTCCGAGCTGCGCCTGGGCGACGAGCCGCGGCCGTACTATCTCGCCTACACCATCAGCGACGTCGATCAGCTGGTCGCCGCCGCCACCTTCGGCGCCCCGACGGCGGCCAATCGCTCGGTGGCCCGCGTGCTGCGCACCGACCTGCGCGTCGGCGATCCGACCTTCGACAACAGCAACTTTGAAGGCAGCGGTGGCCGCTTTGCCGGGTTGCCCATCGAAGACGACTACGCGGCCTTGCGGCGCGAGCTGTGGTTGCGCACCGACGAGGCGTACAAGGCGGCGCTGGAGGTGCTGGCGCGCAAGCGGGCGGCGGCGGCCAGCCAGGCCAGCGCGGAAGGAGACGCCGCTCTGGGCGATTTTTCCGCCGAGCCGCCCGCCCACGTCACGCTGCCGCTCGCCACCGTCGACGCCGACGTCGAGTCGTTGCGCCGCCTTACCGAGCGGTTGTCGGCGGTGTTCCGCGAATTTCCTTTGGTGGTGGGCTCGCACGTGACGGCCACGGCGGCGCTGATCCGCCGGCGCATGGCGGCCAGCGACGGCACGTTCATCGACGACCACCAGCGCACCGTGCGGGTCGAGGTGACCGCTGAGGCCCAGGCCGACGACGGGATGAAGCTGCACAGCTTTGTGCCCTTCAACGCCCTCACCGTCGCTGGCCTGCCGCCGCTGCCCGAGATGGAAAAAGCGGTGCGGGCGATGGCCACCGAGCTGACGGCGATGCGCTCGGCGCCGGTGGCGGCCAGCGGTTCGGGCCCGGTGTTGTTCGAAGGTCCGGCGGCGGCTCAGATCATCAAGCTTTTGCTGGGCGACAACCTGGCCGGCACGCCGCCGCCCAAGACCGCCGCCGCCGGCAGCGAAGAGCGCAACGAACAAAGCGAGCTGGCCAACAAGCTGGGTCAGAAGGTGGCCTCGCCCCTGCTATCCGCGGTCGACGATCCGTTGCTGGAGGAAGGCCCTGGCAAGCAGCCGCTGTTCGGCGCCTATCGCGCTGACGACGAGGGCGTGCCGGCCCGGCGGGTGTCGCTGGTCGAGGCAGGAATTTTGCGCTCGCTGTTGATGTCGCGGACGCCGCGTCAGGAGCTCCCGCACTCTAATGGCCACGCCCGCGGTTCGCGCTTCACCTCGCCGCGCGCGCACCTCGGCAACCTGATCGTGAGCGGCAAGGGCGGGCTGCCGCGGGCGGCGCTGATTGGCCAGCTTGATAAGATCGCCAAGGGCGGCGGCGTGACACCGTATGTGGTGCGCCTGCTGGAAGATCCCAACGTGCCGGGGCTGGGCGGCGACAACGACGATCTGACGCTGCTGTTCTCGTTTGGTCTGGGCGGCAGCCACGGACCGCCGCCGGTGCGGCCGCTGGTTGTCTATCGGGTTCACAACGGCAAGGAGACGCTGGTACGCGGCCTCACGCTGGAGAACCTTTTGCCGCGCGCGCTGAAGGACATCGTCGCGGTCGGGCGTGAGCCGCTGGTTTACGACTACATCGACGGCGGCAGCGGCTTCAGCGGCATTCCGTCGGCGATCGTCACGCCGTCGCTGTTGTTCGACGACGTCGACATTCGCCGGCAAACCGGCCGCTTCCGCAAGCCGCCGCTGTACCCGCATCCGGGCTTCCTGGGCGACCGGCGCTGA